Proteins from a single region of Candidatus Bathyarchaeota archaeon:
- a CDS encoding PIN domain-containing protein, which translates to MGRKARDFLEKELRGHLLVPTVVLAEFVEIAGARIGQEAAENKIRLLKERGVEVVPLDEEHALITGGLLLSNRKIPLADAIIASYVKNGEADYVLTDDPHYKTLNIKTKWIP; encoded by the coding sequence ATGGGTAGAAAAGCTAGAGATTTTTTGGAAAAAGAACTCAGAGGGCATCTGTTGGTTCCTACAGTTGTGTTGGCTGAATTTGTTGAAATTGCGGGTGCGAGAATTGGTCAGGAAGCTGCTGAAAACAAAATACGATTATTAAAAGAGCGTGGGGTGGAAGTCGTGCCGTTAGATGAAGAGCATGCATTAATCACTGGTGGTCTGTTGCTGTCAAATCGAAAAATACCGCTTGCTGATGCTATAATCGCTTCATACGTGAAAAATGGCGAAGCTGACTATGTGTTAACTGATGACCCGCATTACAAAACATTAAACATAAAAACAAAATGGATACCATAG
- a CDS encoding AbrB/MazE/SpoVT family DNA-binding domain-containing protein, whose amino-acid sequence MSRVRVKRKGQVTIPQELRTKFGIEEGAILEASSEDDKIVLKPLPPLEPGEPVGEEEFKKILAELDERRRNWR is encoded by the coding sequence TTGTCCCGTGTTAGAGTTAAACGGAAAGGTCAAGTAACCATCCCCCAAGAATTGCGCACCAAATTCGGCATAGAAGAAGGAGCAATCCTAGAAGCTAGTTCGGAAGACGATAAAATTGTGCTCAAACCATTGCCGCCCTTAGAGCCTGGCGAACCCGTTGGTGAAGAAGAATTTAAAAAAATTCTTGCTGAGCTTGATGAGCGTCGGAGAAACTGGCGTTGA
- a CDS encoding nicotinate phosphoribosyltransferase, producing the protein MNHFLDYLKEENMSLFTDYYELTMCASYYDNNNFQPATFDLFIRRLPQNRSYFLFAGLEQALQYLQTIKFTQQHLTYLKKQGFNQNFLNYLKNFKFTGDVHAIPEGTIAFPNEPLIRITAPIIEAQLIETFLLNTINLQTTIATKASRVIHAANGKTIIEFGLRREPGIDAGMKVARSTYIAGCQGTSNVLAGMTYNIPVFGTMAHSFIMSYLKEIDAFRAFAKTFPNKSTLLIDTYNDITGAEKATIIAKELEAKGHKLGGVRLDSGDMLKNSKKIRKILDEQGLNYVKIFASGDLDEFKIAQLLKGGAKIDAFGVGTKMGTSADRPYLDVIYKLCETMTTDGIYAPIMKLSKDKITLPGRKQVYRFTNHDSTFKKDIIALADEKIDGEPLLIKVMEKGKLTYKLPSLTQIRETAAKNLAKLPKKYKTLTNASIYPVELSVKLQNLIETLKQQLTTNEINFHNH; encoded by the coding sequence ATGAACCATTTTCTAGACTACCTAAAAGAGGAAAACATGAGCCTCTTCACCGACTACTACGAACTAACCATGTGCGCAAGCTACTACGACAACAACAACTTCCAACCAGCAACATTCGACCTCTTCATAAGACGCCTACCACAAAACCGCTCATACTTCCTCTTCGCAGGACTAGAACAAGCACTCCAATACCTACAAACCATCAAATTCACACAACAACACCTCACATACCTCAAAAAACAAGGCTTCAACCAAAACTTCCTAAACTACCTAAAAAACTTCAAATTCACAGGAGACGTACACGCCATCCCAGAAGGCACAATAGCCTTCCCAAACGAACCCCTAATCCGCATCACCGCACCCATCATAGAAGCCCAACTAATCGAAACCTTCCTCCTAAACACCATAAACCTCCAAACCACCATAGCAACCAAAGCCTCAAGAGTAATCCACGCAGCCAACGGCAAAACAATCATCGAATTCGGCCTACGACGCGAACCAGGCATCGACGCAGGCATGAAAGTAGCACGCTCAACATACATCGCAGGATGCCAAGGCACAAGCAACGTCCTAGCAGGCATGACATACAACATCCCCGTCTTCGGAACCATGGCACACTCCTTCATCATGTCATACCTCAAAGAAATCGACGCCTTCCGCGCCTTCGCCAAAACCTTCCCAAACAAATCCACACTCCTCATCGACACCTACAACGACATCACAGGCGCAGAAAAAGCCACCATAATAGCCAAAGAACTCGAAGCAAAAGGCCACAAACTCGGCGGAGTCAGACTAGACAGCGGCGACATGCTCAAAAACAGCAAAAAAATCAGAAAAATCCTCGACGAACAAGGATTAAATTACGTCAAAATCTTTGCAAGCGGCGACTTAGACGAATTCAAAATCGCACAACTACTCAAAGGAGGCGCAAAAATCGACGCCTTCGGCGTCGGCACAAAGATGGGCACATCAGCCGACCGACCCTACCTTGACGTCATCTACAAACTATGCGAAACCATGACAACAGACGGCATCTACGCACCCATCATGAAATTAAGCAAAGACAAAATTACCCTCCCAGGCAGAAAACAAGTCTACAGATTCACCAACCACGACAGCACTTTCAAAAAAGACATCATCGCCTTAGCCGACGAAAAGATAGACGGAGAACCACTATTGATTAAAGTAATGGAAAAAGGCAAACTAACCTACAAATTACCATCACTAACCCAAATCCGCGAAACAGCCGCAAAAAAC